In Labilibaculum sp. DW002, one DNA window encodes the following:
- a CDS encoding PorP/SprF family type IX secretion system membrane protein codes for MRKTLVIIIWLLAPFYLFGQNPLLTNQFIFNPLALNPAVAGTGDALTANLMYRNQWVGFSGAPKTLTFSAHTPMRKQNMGLGLSVINNQIGVSSETSIIGDYSFKIKMREGTLNLGLGGGFIMLNSAWAELRANDPNDDLIQNNSPTYLIPEVSLGVYYSTKKYHVGFSLPHMLSYTFNSTKDKYMIKNDFAKYTYILTGDYIFDLEQQFKYVPSIMLKYQKSDNADFIFMNRLIYMDKYSVGMAFDSEQKVYKGMFQMQLNRQFSLGYVRDFNSTKINQYRKGSHEVMLRYDFKYTIKVHSPRNL; via the coding sequence ATGAGAAAAACATTAGTTATTATAATATGGCTTCTTGCTCCGTTCTATTTATTTGGACAGAATCCTCTTCTTACGAATCAGTTTATTTTTAATCCTTTGGCTCTTAATCCTGCAGTAGCCGGCACAGGTGATGCTCTAACAGCTAATCTAATGTACCGAAATCAGTGGGTTGGTTTTAGTGGAGCTCCTAAAACATTAACATTTTCAGCTCATACTCCAATGAGAAAGCAGAATATGGGCTTGGGATTATCAGTAATTAATAATCAAATAGGTGTAAGTAGTGAAACAAGTATAATTGGCGACTATTCCTTTAAAATAAAAATGAGGGAAGGAACTCTTAATCTTGGATTAGGAGGTGGATTTATCATGTTAAATTCGGCATGGGCAGAATTGCGTGCGAACGATCCTAACGATGATTTGATTCAAAACAACTCACCAACTTATTTAATACCAGAAGTTAGTTTAGGAGTGTATTATTCAACAAAGAAGTATCATGTAGGATTCTCATTGCCACATATGCTTTCTTACACATTTAACTCTACCAAAGACAAATACATGATCAAAAATGATTTCGCTAAGTATACTTATATTCTTACTGGTGATTATATTTTCGATTTAGAGCAACAATTTAAATACGTTCCTAGTATAATGTTGAAATATCAAAAATCGGATAACGCAGATTTTATTTTTATGAATAGATTGATTTATATGGATAAATATTCAGTTGGAATGGCGTTTGATAGCGAACAAAAGGTGTATAAAGGTATGTTTCAAATGCAGTTAAACAGACAGTTTAGTTTGGGTTATGTTCGAGATTTCAATTCAACAAAGATTAATCAATATCGAAAGGGTTCTCATGAGGTAATGCTTCGTTATGATTTTAAATACACCATTAAAGTACACAGTCCAAGAAATCTATAG
- a CDS encoding gliding motility-associated C-terminal domain-containing protein, with protein MKRHLLLVVIFLLFAVGMIVGIGKLSAHDTSIFDTSAPYIASFPAPPSNDNPCSATPITTNLTCTYATYSNIDASDSGVDVPSCGSYSGADVWFTAIVPSSGEITIEAFTLRTTDWLNKVNFTVYQGTCDNLTEIGCFESVNPAFALTSGSFTGRTAGEILYIRVYDQGNITGDFQICSSGACADVIADAGTGGDQCGYDYLLSAVSPSVGAGTWTKTGGSGNATFAPNEFTPNATVSVDDTGIYEFTWTVTNGTCESSDKINVDFSTPTFASPEDDKDICGLLTTISIKNPSVGDRLWSIKSGPGMAIIASPTGFVSNVGVSSYGRYVFNLEVSNGSCYSIDTLVVNFFETPSDASVGSAQNSCGTFVSEALGGNVPDIGIGTWSQVSGPGTTIFSDANLGTSTATVDAVGDYVYRWTISNGPCIVKTADVNVSFIAAPTTATVGGTRNVCGGLLSSGFGGNTPVVGVGTWSQISGPGSTIFGDENSGSSTATATQYGSYVYRWTIVNGACSSFADITVNYYETPDVASVGLNQDNCDKISTSLGGNNPSIGTGTWTQFSGTGTSTFSAPNSGSSTATASDYGTYVYRWTISNGTCASSSADVTVNYEEPPTTASVGTDQDNCGVLTSTSLDGNTPSSGSGLWTQVSGSGTTIFNNSILGTSTATVTQYGTYVYRWTISNGVCASTTADIIVNFYESPISATVGSEQNICATDILTIQSTSLGGNTPILPMIGTWSQFSGPGSTTFSDVNLGNATAKPTQFGTYVYRWTISNGTCTPTTADVTVNFFESPVLATVGADQDICSSDILTAQSASLGGNDPTLPMTGTWSQVSGPGSTTFSNSNSGSSTAKPDQFGVYVYRWTISNGTCASTTADVTLNYYQTPSIASTGADQEYCAVLTSASLGGNTPTVGSGVWSQVSGSGTTIFSNDLLGNSTATVTQYGNYVYRWTISNGTCTSSTADISVNFLESPAPATVGTDQNICSSDILTTQSASLGGNDPTSPMIGTWSQVSGPGSTTFSDVNLGNATAKPTQFGIYVYRWTISNGTCSSTTADVTVNYYETPTVASVGADQDRCGVKTSLALGGNVATIGVGTWSQESGPGLSTFSDDNLANAIATVSNYGTYVYRWTITNGTCTSSSADVTITYYEDSDAATVGSDQERCGTLTSLILGGNAPSVGIGTWSQLSGPGSSVFSDANNGNSTVTVDTYGSYQYRWTLTNGPCVSSSAELTIDFQEQPIANAGSGGSECDLNFTLSATPSVGTGNWTKVSGTGNLSFSPNANDSNAIVTSDTYGSFTLRWTEVNGICSDQDEIIVNFYEQPIANAGSGGDECDLDFNLSATQSVGTGTWSKVSGTGNLSFSPNANDPNATVTSDSYGTFTLRWTEVNGTCSDQDEITVNFYEQPIANAGSGGDECDLNITLSATPSVGTGTWTKISGTGNLSFSPNANDANATLTSDTYGSFTLRWTEVNGTCSDQDEITVIFYEQPIANAGSGGDECDLNITLSATPSVGTGTWTKISGTGSLSFSPNANDPNPTVTSDTYGSFTLRWTEVNGTCSDQDEITINFYEQPIANAGSGGDECDLNITLSATPSVGTGAWTKISGTGNLSFSPNANNSNATVTSDAYGSFTLRWTEVNGTCSDQDEITVNFYEQPIANAGSGGDECDFDFNLSATQSVGTGTWTKVSGTGNLSFSPNANDPNATVTSDTYGSFTLRWTEVNGTCSDQDEITVNFLETPSIASVGTDQERCGVKTSLPLGGNTPTAGIGTWYQESGPGLSTFSNSNLGDAIATVSNYGTYVYRWTITNGTCTSSTADVTVTYYDNSEVATVGSNQERCGTLTSLILAGNSPSLGDGTWSQVSGPGSSVFSDENDGNATVTADTYGSYTYRWTLTSGPCVSSTAELIVTFYEQPSAANVGLNQDICGLSSSNALGGNTPSVGIGTWSQVSGPGSTVFSSVNDGNSTATANTYGTYIYRWSISNGICSANYDDISVTYYEIPTVATVGMDQDLCETFTSNNLGGNASVIGIGNWSQISGPGSTTFADVSNGNTTALVDSYGTYIYRWTIANGTCSTFEEIRVTYNDKPTIASTGTNQFICGVLSSASLGGNTPTIGIGNWTQVSGPGTTIFSLPNNGNSTASADTYGVYVYRWSISNGSCVPSFDDVTIEYKEAPSTATVGPDQNHCELLNSNPLNGNIPLIGIGEWSQLSGPGTSIFSAVNNGNSIATADIYGTYVYRWTIRNATCLSTADITVNYNTAPSSNAGLDDKLCGPSYQIMGSTSTNGSIVWSTSGDGSFNDNSIENPIYIRGISDTGVITLTKTVSNPSCVAAVDNMILTISSGPVVNAGSGGDECDLDFTLSAIPSVGTGIWTKVTGPGNINFTPNENTANAVASADSYGTYQLQWSESNDGCEDSEIITVNYYEQPNTDAGIGGDECDLDYQLTAKSSVGLGTWTKVSGPGNLIFSPNENDPNAIVSADLYGSYKLSWTETNGTCSDTDEIIVNLYEQPIANAGLGGDECDLDFNLTAIPSVGVGEWIQVGGVGLATFTPNKSDPNAIVNVDRFDTYQFEWKETNGVCSDSDIIIVNFYLQPNSDAGSGSDVCGLTYNLSANASAGIGTWAISSGNGNASYTPNSNDPNAQVVVDTYGSYTFTWTENNGVCSNSDDITINFYEQPNANAGTNGESCSLEFQLNAISSAGIGSWNKINGQGNVIFVPNENDPDAKVMVDEYGTYQFSWTELNGICTDQDNITVEFAKQPIANAGIDLSLEYAEKTELNAQLSTIGTGEWFLIKGNATISDRFSPSTHVTELGIGENILEWIETNSFCVDSDEIKIAVSKIFIPNVITPNGDQNNEFFKIRGLENLENISLTILDRRGIEVYTSTDYRNDWNGKDRNGTDLVVDTYFYVLELNDGKIYKGYIVIKR; from the coding sequence ATGAAAAGACATCTACTTTTAGTAGTTATTTTTTTATTATTTGCTGTTGGTATGATAGTGGGAATAGGTAAACTTTCTGCTCATGATACATCAATATTTGATACTTCAGCGCCATATATAGCCAGTTTTCCGGCACCTCCTTCGAACGATAATCCATGTAGTGCAACACCTATAACAACCAACTTAACCTGCACATATGCAACCTATTCTAATATAGATGCTAGTGATAGTGGAGTTGATGTTCCGTCTTGTGGCAGTTATTCAGGAGCAGATGTATGGTTTACAGCAATTGTTCCAAGTTCTGGAGAAATTACGATTGAAGCATTTACTTTAAGAACAACAGATTGGTTAAATAAAGTGAATTTTACCGTTTATCAGGGGACATGTGACAATTTAACAGAAATAGGCTGTTTTGAATCGGTAAATCCAGCTTTTGCATTAACATCTGGAAGCTTTACGGGTAGAACTGCTGGTGAAATCCTTTATATTAGAGTATATGATCAAGGAAATATAACAGGTGATTTTCAAATTTGTTCATCTGGCGCATGTGCTGATGTGATTGCTGATGCAGGAACTGGTGGCGATCAGTGTGGTTACGATTATCTTCTTTCTGCAGTAAGCCCAAGTGTTGGTGCAGGTACATGGACTAAAACAGGAGGTTCAGGAAATGCTACTTTCGCACCAAATGAATTTACACCAAATGCCACAGTTTCTGTCGATGATACCGGTATTTATGAATTTACTTGGACAGTCACTAATGGAACTTGCGAGAGTTCAGATAAGATTAATGTTGACTTTTCAACTCCTACTTTCGCGTCGCCTGAAGATGATAAGGATATTTGTGGTCTCCTTACAACAATTTCGATTAAAAATCCTAGTGTTGGAGATCGTTTGTGGTCTATAAAATCGGGCCCAGGAATGGCAATAATAGCTTCTCCAACAGGATTTGTTTCTAATGTAGGAGTTTCCAGTTATGGAAGATATGTGTTTAATTTAGAGGTATCTAATGGCTCCTGTTATTCAATAGATACATTAGTTGTTAACTTTTTTGAAACGCCATCCGATGCAAGTGTTGGTTCTGCACAGAATTCATGCGGTACATTTGTTAGTGAAGCGCTTGGAGGTAATGTTCCAGATATAGGTATAGGAACTTGGTCACAAGTTTCAGGCCCGGGTACAACAATTTTTAGTGATGCAAATTTAGGAACATCAACCGCAACTGTTGATGCAGTAGGAGATTACGTGTACAGATGGACTATAAGCAACGGACCATGTATTGTTAAAACAGCTGATGTAAATGTAAGTTTCATTGCTGCACCTACTACCGCTACGGTTGGAGGAACACGTAATGTATGTGGAGGCCTTCTTAGTTCTGGTTTTGGTGGAAATACTCCTGTTGTAGGTGTTGGCACATGGAGTCAAATATCTGGTCCAGGTTCAACAATTTTTGGAGATGAAAATTCTGGTAGTTCTACTGCCACAGCTACCCAATATGGTTCATATGTATATCGATGGACTATAGTAAATGGAGCCTGCTCAAGTTTTGCTGATATTACAGTAAATTATTATGAAACTCCAGATGTTGCAAGCGTAGGACTAAATCAAGACAATTGTGACAAAATAAGTACTAGTCTAGGAGGAAATAATCCAAGCATAGGAACAGGAACTTGGACACAGTTCTCTGGAACGGGCACAAGTACTTTTAGTGCGCCTAATTCAGGTAGTTCGACCGCTACTGCTAGTGACTATGGCACTTACGTATACCGCTGGACAATAAGTAATGGAACCTGTGCATCAAGTTCGGCAGATGTTACTGTGAATTACGAAGAGCCACCTACAACAGCAAGTGTAGGAACAGATCAAGATAATTGCGGTGTTTTAACAAGTACGAGCCTAGATGGAAATACACCAAGCTCTGGAAGTGGATTGTGGACACAAGTATCTGGCTCTGGCACAACAATATTTAATAATAGCATTTTAGGAACTTCAACAGCTACGGTAACTCAATATGGTACCTATGTTTATCGTTGGACAATAAGTAATGGAGTTTGTGCATCGACAACTGCTGATATTATCGTAAATTTTTATGAATCTCCAATATCAGCAACAGTTGGTTCAGAACAAAATATTTGTGCTACGGATATTCTTACAATTCAAAGTACATCCTTAGGGGGAAATACGCCAATATTGCCAATGATAGGTACTTGGTCTCAGTTCTCTGGTCCAGGATCAACAACATTTAGCGATGTTAATCTAGGTAACGCAACAGCTAAACCAACTCAATTTGGAACTTATGTTTATCGCTGGACGATAAGTAATGGAACCTGTACACCAACTACTGCGGATGTTACAGTTAACTTTTTTGAATCACCAGTTCTCGCGACAGTTGGAGCAGATCAAGATATTTGTAGTTCTGATATTCTTACAGCGCAGAGCGCATCCTTAGGAGGTAATGATCCAACTTTGCCAATGACAGGTACTTGGTCTCAGGTTTCTGGACCAGGATCAACAACATTCAGTAATTCAAATTCAGGAAGTTCTACAGCTAAACCTGATCAATTTGGTGTGTATGTGTACAGGTGGACAATTAGTAATGGAACGTGTGCTTCAACTACTGCTGATGTAACTTTAAATTATTATCAAACACCATCGATAGCAAGTACTGGTGCTGATCAAGAATATTGCGCAGTATTAACAAGTGCCAGTTTAGGTGGAAATACACCAACAGTAGGCAGTGGAGTATGGTCACAAGTATCTGGTTCAGGAACAACGATATTTAGTAATGATCTTTTAGGAAATTCAACAGCTACCGTTACGCAGTATGGAAACTATGTATATCGTTGGACGATCAGTAATGGAACTTGTACATCTTCAACTGCGGATATAAGTGTTAACTTTTTAGAATCACCTGCTCCTGCAACGGTTGGAACAGATCAAAATATTTGTAGTTCTGATATCCTTACAACTCAGAGCGCATCCCTAGGAGGTAATGATCCAACTTCGCCAATGATAGGTACTTGGTCTCAGGTTTCTGGTCCAGGGTCAACAACATTTAGCGATGTGAATCTAGGTAACGCAACCGCTAAACCAACTCAATTTGGAATTTATGTATATCGTTGGACAATCAGTAATGGAACGTGTTCTTCAACTACTGCTGATGTAACTGTAAATTACTATGAAACCCCAACAGTAGCAAGTGTTGGAGCCGATCAAGATAGATGTGGGGTAAAAACAAGCCTTGCTTTAGGGGGAAATGTAGCTACAATTGGTGTTGGAACTTGGTCTCAAGAATCGGGCCCAGGATTAAGCACTTTTAGTGATGATAATTTAGCTAATGCAATTGCTACTGTTTCTAATTATGGAACATACGTTTACAGATGGACAATTACGAATGGCACTTGTACTTCATCAAGTGCCGATGTAACGATAACTTATTATGAGGACTCTGATGCTGCAACTGTTGGAAGTGATCAGGAAAGATGTGGAACGTTAACTAGTTTGATTCTTGGAGGAAATGCTCCAAGTGTTGGGATTGGAACTTGGTCACAATTATCAGGCCCAGGTTCAAGTGTATTTAGTGATGCAAATAATGGAAATTCAACCGTTACAGTTGATACCTATGGTAGCTATCAGTACAGATGGACATTAACAAATGGACCATGTGTGTCTTCTTCTGCGGAACTTACTATAGATTTCCAAGAACAGCCTATTGCTAATGCTGGCTCAGGAGGAAGTGAGTGTGATTTAAATTTCACTTTATCTGCAACGCCAAGTGTTGGAACAGGAAACTGGACGAAAGTATCAGGTACAGGAAATCTAAGTTTTTCACCAAATGCTAATGATTCAAACGCTATTGTAACATCAGATACCTATGGTTCCTTCACGTTAAGATGGACGGAAGTAAATGGTATTTGCTCAGACCAGGATGAAATAATAGTTAATTTTTATGAGCAGCCTATCGCTAATGCTGGCTCAGGAGGAGATGAGTGTGATCTTGACTTTAATTTGTCAGCAACACAAAGCGTAGGAACAGGAACTTGGTCAAAAGTATCAGGCACAGGAAATCTAAGTTTTTCACCAAATGCTAATGATCCAAACGCTACCGTAACATCCGATTCCTATGGAACTTTCACATTAAGATGGACGGAAGTAAATGGAACTTGCTCAGACCAGGATGAAATAACAGTTAATTTTTATGAGCAGCCTATTGCTAATGCTGGTTCTGGAGGTGATGAATGTGATTTAAATATTACTTTATCTGCAACGCCAAGTGTTGGAACAGGAACTTGGACAAAAATCTCAGGCACAGGAAATCTTAGCTTTTCACCTAATGCAAATGATGCAAACGCTACTCTAACATCAGATACCTATGGATCCTTCACATTAAGATGGACAGAAGTAAATGGTACTTGTTCAGATCAGGATGAAATAACAGTTATTTTTTATGAGCAACCTATTGCTAATGCTGGTTCTGGAGGTGATGAATGTGATTTAAATATTACTTTGTCTGCAACGCCAAGTGTTGGAACAGGAACTTGGACAAAAATCTCAGGAACAGGAAGTCTAAGCTTTTCACCAAATGCTAATGATCCAAACCCTACTGTAACATCAGATACCTATGGATCTTTCACATTAAGATGGACAGAAGTAAATGGTACTTGCTCAGATCAGGATGAAATAACAATTAATTTTTATGAGCAGCCTATTGCTAATGCTGGTTCTGGAGGTGATGAATGTGATTTAAATATTACTTTATCTGCAACTCCAAGCGTAGGAACGGGAGCTTGGACAAAAATCTCAGGCACTGGTAATCTTAGCTTTTCACCAAATGCTAATAATTCAAACGCTACCGTAACATCCGATGCCTATGGATCCTTCACATTAAGATGGACAGAAGTAAATGGAACATGCTCAGATCAGGATGAAATAACAGTTAATTTTTATGAGCAGCCAATCGCTAATGCTGGTTCTGGAGGTGATGAATGTGATTTTGACTTTAATTTGTCAGCAACACAAAGCGTAGGAACGGGAACTTGGACAAAAGTATCTGGAACAGGAAATCTAAGCTTTTCACCAAATGCTAATGACCCAAATGCTACCGTAACATCAGATACCTATGGATCTTTCACATTGAGATGGACGGAAGTAAATGGTACTTGCTCAGATCAGGATGAAATAACAGTTAATTTTTTGGAAACTCCAAGCATTGCTTCTGTCGGAACTGACCAAGAAAGATGTGGAGTTAAAACAAGTTTACCTTTAGGAGGAAATACACCAACAGCTGGTATCGGAACTTGGTATCAAGAGTCAGGTCCAGGCTTAAGCACTTTTAGCAATAGTAATTTAGGAGATGCCATTGCTACAGTTTCTAATTATGGAACGTACGTTTATAGATGGACAATAACAAATGGGACCTGTACTTCATCAACTGCTGATGTTACAGTAACATACTACGATAATTCAGAAGTTGCTACAGTAGGAAGCAATCAGGAGAGATGTGGAACCTTAACAAGTTTAATTCTGGCGGGTAATTCGCCAAGCTTAGGAGATGGAACTTGGTCACAGGTTTCTGGACCTGGTTCTAGTGTGTTTAGCGATGAAAATGATGGTAATGCAACGGTTACAGCAGATACTTATGGAAGTTACACATACAGATGGACATTAACGAGTGGACCTTGTGTATCATCTACAGCAGAACTGATTGTTACTTTTTACGAACAACCTTCTGCGGCAAATGTTGGATTAAATCAAGATATTTGTGGTTTATCTTCTTCTAATGCTTTAGGAGGAAATACACCTTCAGTTGGAATTGGAACTTGGTCACAGGTTTCTGGACCTGGATCGACAGTTTTTAGTTCTGTTAACGATGGAAATTCTACTGCTACAGCAAATACTTACGGCACCTATATTTATCGTTGGTCAATCAGTAACGGAATCTGTTCTGCAAATTATGACGATATTTCTGTTACTTATTATGAAATACCGACAGTTGCAACTGTTGGAATGGATCAAGATTTATGTGAAACTTTCACAAGTAATAATTTAGGTGGTAATGCATCAGTTATTGGAATTGGAAATTGGTCACAAATATCAGGCCCAGGATCAACAACTTTTGCAGATGTTTCAAATGGGAATACAACTGCCTTAGTTGATTCTTACGGAACTTACATTTACCGATGGACCATTGCAAATGGAACATGTTCTACCTTTGAAGAAATAAGAGTTACATATAACGACAAGCCTACAATTGCATCAACTGGTACAAATCAATTTATTTGTGGTGTATTAAGTAGTGCGAGTTTGGGCGGAAATACTCCAACTATTGGTATTGGTAATTGGACGCAAGTTTCGGGTCCAGGGACAACAATTTTTAGTTTGCCAAATAATGGAAATTCAACTGCAAGCGCCGACACGTACGGAGTTTACGTATATCGTTGGTCAATTAGTAATGGCTCTTGCGTTCCGAGTTTTGACGATGTTACAATAGAATATAAAGAGGCTCCAAGCACGGCAACAGTTGGTCCTGATCAGAATCATTGTGAATTATTAAATAGCAATCCCTTAAATGGAAATATTCCTCTTATTGGGATTGGAGAATGGTCTCAATTATCAGGTCCTGGCACTAGCATTTTTAGTGCAGTTAATAATGGAAATTCTATAGCCACCGCCGATATTTATGGAACTTATGTGTATCGTTGGACAATTCGCAACGCTACGTGTTTAAGTACTGCTGATATCACTGTAAATTATAATACAGCACCATCTTCTAATGCTGGTTTAGATGATAAATTATGTGGCCCATCATATCAGATTATGGGCAGTACGTCAACAAATGGATCAATAGTTTGGTCTACTAGTGGAGATGGAAGTTTTAACGATAATTCGATTGAAAATCCGATTTATATACGTGGTATTAGTGATACCGGAGTAATAACTTTAACCAAAACGGTAAGTAATCCATCTTGTGTTGCAGCGGTCGATAATATGATACTTACCATATCTTCTGGTCCTGTTGTAAATGCAGGTTCTGGTGGTGATGAATGTGATCTTGACTTCACTTTGTCTGCGATTCCAAGTGTAGGGACAGGTATTTGGACTAAAGTTACTGGACCAGGGAATATAAATTTCACACCAAATGAAAATACTGCAAACGCAGTTGCCTCTGCTGATTCCTATGGAACTTACCAACTACAATGGTCGGAATCTAACGATGGTTGCGAGGATAGTGAAATAATTACTGTTAATTATTATGAGCAGCCAAATACTGATGCTGGTATTGGAGGTGATGAATGTGATTTGGATTATCAACTTACAGCAAAATCTAGTGTTGGTCTTGGAACTTGGACAAAAGTTTCTGGCCCAGGAAATTTGATTTTTTCACCTAATGAAAACGATCCGAACGCTATTGTTAGCGCTGATCTTTATGGATCTTATAAATTATCTTGGACAGAAACGAATGGAACATGTTCAGATACAGATGAAATCATAGTGAATCTTTATGAGCAACCTATTGCGAATGCAGGTTTGGGAGGTGATGAGTGCGATTTAGACTTTAATTTGACTGCGATTCCTAGTGTAGGAGTTGGGGAATGGATTCAAGTTGGAGGTGTTGGTTTAGCAACTTTTACTCCTAACAAAAGTGATCCTAATGCAATTGTTAATGTAGATCGATTTGATACTTATCAATTTGAATGGAAAGAAACAAATGGAGTATGCAGTGATTCAGATATTATCATAGTAAATTTTTATTTGCAACCGAATTCAGATGCCGGTTCAGGTAGTGATGTTTGTGGCTTAACTTATAATCTATCTGCGAATGCCAGTGCAGGAATAGGAACTTGGGCTATTTCTTCTGGAAATGGGAATGCTAGCTATACACCAAACTCAAATGATCCAAATGCACAGGTTGTGGTAGATACTTATGGTAGCTATACGTTTACATGGACTGAAAATAATGGAGTATGCTCTAATTCTGATGACATAACCATTAACTTTTATGAACAACCTAATGCAAATGCGGGAACTAATGGAGAGTCTTGTAGCTTAGAATTTCAATTGAATGCTATATCTAGTGCGGGAATAGGTAGTTGGAATAAAATTAACGGTCAAGGCAATGTAATTTTTGTACCTAACGAAAATGATCCCGATGCGAAAGTAATGGTTGATGAATATGGCACTTACCAGTTTTCATGGACAGAGTTGAATGGTATTTGCACGGATCAGGATAATATAACAGTTGAATTTGCAAAACAACCGATAGCCAATGCAGGCATTGATTTAAGTCTGGAATATGCTGAAAAAACAGAACTTAATGCTCAACTATCAACAATAGGAACAGGAGAATGGTTCCTTATTAAAGGAAATGCTACTATTTCTGACCGATTTTCACCAAGTACACATGTGACTGAATTAGGAATTGGTGAAAATATTTTAGAATGGATAGAAACGAATAGCTTTTGTGTTGATTCTGACGAAATTAAAATAGCAGTATCCAAGATATTTATACCGAATGTAATTACTCCAAATGGCGATCAGAATAATGAATTCTTTAAAATAAGAGGCCTGGAGAATCTGGAAAATATCAGTTTAACGATTCTTGATAGAAGAGGAATAGAAGTATATACCTCTACAGACTATCGAAATGATTGGAATGGTAAAGATCGAAATGGTACTGATTTGGTTGTTGACACCTATTTTTATGTTTTAGAATTAAATGATGGTAAAATTTACAAAGGTTACATTGTGATAAAGAGATAG